One genomic window of Oncorhynchus kisutch isolate 150728-3 linkage group LG26, Okis_V2, whole genome shotgun sequence includes the following:
- the LOC116357698 gene encoding vegetative cell wall protein gp1-like, with protein MSLQMSGGFTPPHSPFQPPHSPLQPPHSPFQPPHSPLPPPHSPFQPPHSPLQPPHSPFQPPPAPPQPPHSPLTAPSSPPTAPSSPLTAPSSPLQPLHSPLQPSHSPLQPPHSPLTAPSQPPHSPLQPPHIPFQPPTAKPPPAPSHPLPAPHSQLTAPHSPLQPLPAPPQPPHSPLTAPSQPPHSPLQPPHSPSQPPHSPLQPSPSPSQPPPAPSQPPHSPSPAPSQPLTAPSQPSPALSSPLTAPSQPSPAPSQPSPAPSQPSPAPSQPSPAPSQPPHSPLQPLTAPSSPLQPPHSPLSHLTATSQPPPATSQPPQPPPAPSQPPPATSQPPPATSQPPPATSQPPPATSQPPPATSQPPPALSSPLTAPSQPPHSPLQPPHSPLQPPHSPLQPPHSPLQPPHSPLQHLTAPSLLGNSSPPDLAAHLRERDGSL; from the exons aTGTCCCTTCAGATGAGTGGAGGGTTCACA CCCCCCCACAGCCCCTTCCAGCCCCCTCACAGCCCCCTCCAGCCCCCTCACAGCCCCTTCCAGCCCCCTCACAGCCCCCTCCCGCCCCCTCACAGCCCCTTCCAGCCCCCTCACAGCCCCCTCCAGCCCCCTCACAGCCCCTTCCAGCCCCCTCCAGCCCCCCCACAACCCCCTCACAGCCCCCTCACAGCCCCCTCCAGCCCCCCCACAGCCCCCTCCAGCCCCCTCACAGCCCCTTCCAGCCCCCTCCAGCCCCTCCACAGCCCCCTCCAGCCCTCCCACAGCCCTCTCCAGCCCCCTCACAGCCCCCTCACAGCCCCCTCACAGCCCCCTCACAGCCCCCTCCAGCCCCCTCACATCCCCttccagccccccacagccaagCCCCCTCCAGCCCCCTCACATCCCCttccagccccccacagccaacTCACAGCCCCTCACAGCCCTCTCCAGCCCCTTCCAGCCCCCCCACAGCCCCCCCACAGCCCCCTCACAGCCCCCTCACAGCCCCCCCACAGCCCTCTCCAGCCCCCTCACAGCCCCTCACAGCCCCCTCACAGCCCCCTCcagccctctccatccccctcacagCCCCCTCCAGCCCCCTCACAGCCCCCTCACAGCCCTTCTCCAGCCCCCTCACAGCCCCTCACAGCCCCCTCACAACCCTCTCCAGCCCTCTCCAGCCCCCTCACAGCCCCCTCACAGCCGTCTCCAGCCCCCTCACAGCCCTCTCCAGCCCCCTCACAGCCCTCTCCAGCCCCCTCACAGCCCTCTCCAGCCCCCTCACAGCCCCCTCACAGCCCTCTCCAGCCCCTCACTGCCCCTTCCAGCCCCCTCCAGCCCCCTCACAGCCCCCTCAGCCACCTCACAGCCACCTCACAGCCCCCTCCAGCCACCTCAcagccccctcagccccctccAGCCCCCTCACAGCCCCCTCCAGCCACCTCACAGCCCCCTCCAGCCACCTCACAGCCCCCTCCAGCCACCTCACAGCCCCCTCCAGCCACCTCACAGCCCCCTCCAGCCACCTCACAGCCCCCTCCAGCCCTCTCCAGCCCCCTCACAGCCCCCTCACAGCCCCCTCACAGCCCCCTCCAGCCACCTCACAGCCCCCTCCAGCCACCTCACAGCCCCCTCCAGCCCCCTCACAGCCCCCTCCAGCCACCTCACAGCCCCCTCCAGCACCTCACAGCCCCTTCTCTGCTGGGGAATTCCTCTCCTCCCGACTTAGCtgcacacctgagagagagagatggttcccTCTGA